In Sphingomonas sp. LT1P40, the following are encoded in one genomic region:
- the secA gene encoding preprotein translocase subunit SecA, protein MFGGLAKTFFGSSNDRYVKSLGAIVNKINAFEPALQALSDEELAGQTVKFRERLDGGEKIDSILPEAFATVREASVRVLGMRHFDVQMIGGIVLHRGEIAEMRTGEGKTLVATLATYLNALPGKGVHVITVNDYLARRDAEWMGQIYKFLGLSVGVIVPNLADHQRREAYGADITYGTNNEFGFDYLRDNMKYDRASMVQRPFAMAIVDEVDSVLIDEARTPLIISGPTDDKSELYLQVDAIVKQLDEGTYEKDEKQKSVILTEDGTETVERMLEAAGLLQGDNLYDFENTQVVHHLNQALQANVMRKRDIDYIVKDEKVVIIDEFTGRMMDGRRWSDGLHQAVEAKEGVTIEPENQTLASVTFQNYFRMYPKLAGMTGTAATEAPEFFDIYKINVVTIPTNVDVKRIDQDDEFYKTQQDKFIAIARTIKEHALKGQPVLVGTVSIEKSELLSDYLTKEGVDHSVLNARQHENEAHIVAQAGRLGAVTIATNMAGRGTDIQLGGNVEFRTNDELRDMPEGPEREAAEAQIKAEVAAEKAKVLEAGGLFVLGTERHESRRIDNQLRGRSGRQGDPGLSRFYLSLDDDLLRIFGPDTLFAKMMRNNIADGEAIGSKWLSKAIETAQKKVEARNYDIRKQVVEYDDVMNDQRKVVYEQRADIMDADTVGDVVEDMRAETVNDIVGRSCPPETYPEQWDIAGLKERAEQTLGIAVPIEQWVAEQDGIEPEDVENRVRELADAKVTGKSDELDPETWMQIEKSILLQNLDHHWKEHLAMLDALRQVVHLRAYAQKTPINEYKQEAFAMFERMLASIREDVTRTIAWAEFGYQQPELPELPDFLTTHIDPLTGYDNSADWDAGSAGLISNELPPMQIPRPSGEEFGDDPSQWAGQVSRNAPCPCGSGRKYKHCHGAL, encoded by the coding sequence ATGTTCGGCGGTTTGGCCAAAACATTCTTCGGCTCGTCCAACGACCGGTACGTCAAAAGCCTCGGGGCGATCGTCAACAAGATCAACGCCTTCGAGCCAGCCCTTCAGGCGCTGAGTGATGAAGAGCTCGCCGGACAAACCGTCAAGTTCCGGGAACGGCTCGACGGTGGCGAGAAGATCGATTCGATCCTGCCCGAAGCGTTCGCCACGGTGCGTGAGGCATCGGTCCGCGTGCTCGGCATGCGCCATTTCGACGTGCAGATGATCGGCGGCATCGTCCTCCATCGCGGCGAGATCGCCGAAATGCGCACGGGTGAGGGCAAGACGCTGGTCGCCACGCTCGCCACCTACCTCAACGCGCTCCCGGGCAAGGGCGTCCACGTCATCACCGTCAACGATTACCTTGCCCGCCGCGATGCCGAATGGATGGGCCAGATCTACAAGTTCCTGGGCCTCAGCGTCGGCGTGATCGTGCCGAACCTGGCCGATCATCAGCGCCGCGAAGCCTATGGCGCCGACATCACCTATGGCACCAACAACGAATTCGGCTTCGACTATCTGCGCGACAACATGAAATATGACCGCGCATCGATGGTGCAGCGTCCCTTCGCCATGGCGATCGTCGATGAAGTCGATTCCGTGCTGATCGACGAAGCGCGCACCCCGCTCATCATCTCCGGCCCGACCGACGACAAGTCCGAACTGTACCTGCAGGTCGACGCGATCGTGAAGCAGCTCGACGAGGGCACCTACGAAAAGGACGAGAAGCAGAAGAGCGTCATCCTGACCGAGGATGGCACCGAAACCGTCGAGCGGATGCTGGAGGCGGCGGGACTGCTTCAGGGCGACAATCTCTACGACTTCGAGAACACCCAGGTCGTCCATCACCTCAATCAGGCGCTGCAGGCCAACGTCATGCGCAAGCGCGACATCGACTATATCGTCAAGGACGAGAAGGTCGTCATCATCGACGAGTTCACCGGGCGCATGATGGACGGCCGCCGCTGGTCGGACGGCCTGCACCAGGCGGTCGAGGCAAAGGAAGGCGTGACGATCGAGCCGGAAAACCAGACGCTCGCCAGCGTCACCTTCCAGAATTACTTCCGCATGTATCCAAAGCTTGCGGGCATGACCGGCACGGCGGCGACCGAGGCACCGGAATTCTTCGACATCTACAAGATCAACGTCGTCACCATCCCGACCAATGTCGACGTCAAGCGGATCGATCAGGACGACGAATTCTACAAGACTCAGCAAGACAAGTTTATCGCCATCGCGCGCACGATCAAGGAACATGCGCTGAAGGGACAGCCGGTATTGGTCGGCACGGTGTCGATCGAGAAGTCCGAGCTGCTGTCGGATTACCTCACCAAGGAAGGCGTCGACCATTCGGTCCTGAACGCGCGCCAGCACGAGAATGAGGCGCATATCGTGGCGCAGGCCGGGCGGCTGGGCGCGGTGACGATCGCCACCAACATGGCCGGTCGCGGCACTGACATTCAGCTGGGCGGCAACGTCGAATTCCGCACCAATGACGAATTGCGCGACATGCCCGAGGGGCCGGAGCGCGAAGCCGCCGAGGCGCAGATCAAGGCCGAAGTCGCCGCCGAAAAGGCCAAGGTGCTGGAAGCGGGCGGCCTGTTCGTGCTGGGCACTGAACGGCACGAAAGCCGCCGCATCGACAACCAGCTGCGCGGCCGTTCGGGCCGTCAGGGCGATCCCGGCCTGTCGCGCTTCTACCTCAGCCTCGACGACGATCTGCTGCGCATCTTCGGCCCCGATACGCTGTTCGCCAAGATGATGCGCAACAACATCGCCGATGGCGAGGCGATCGGATCGAAATGGCTGAGCAAGGCGATCGAGACGGCGCAGAAAAAGGTCGAAGCGCGCAACTACGACATCCGCAAGCAGGTCGTCGAGTATGATGACGTGATGAACGACCAGCGCAAGGTCGTGTACGAACAGCGCGCCGACATCATGGATGCCGACACCGTCGGCGACGTGGTCGAGGATATGCGCGCCGAGACGGTCAACGACATCGTCGGCCGCTCATGCCCGCCCGAGACCTATCCCGAGCAATGGGATATCGCTGGGCTGAAGGAACGCGCCGAGCAGACGCTGGGCATCGCGGTGCCGATCGAGCAGTGGGTCGCCGAACAGGACGGCATCGAGCCCGAGGACGTCGAGAATCGCGTGCGCGAGCTCGCCGATGCGAAAGTGACCGGCAAGTCCGACGAACTGGATCCCGAAACCTGGATGCAGATTGAGAAGTCGATCCTGCTCCAGAATCTCGACCACCACTGGAAAGAGCATCTGGCGATGCTCGATGCGCTGCGTCAGGTCGTTCACCTGCGCGCCTATGCGCAGAAAACGCCGATCAACGAGTATAAGCAGGAAGCGTTTGCCATGTTCGAGCGCATGCTGGCCAGCATCCGTGAGGATGTGACCCGCACCATCGCCTGGGCCGAATTCGGCTATCAGCAGCCCGAACTGCCCGAATTGCCCGATTTCCTGACGACGCATATCGATCCGCTGACCGGATACGACAACAGCGCCGACTGGGATGCCGGGTCGGCGGGGCTGATCTCGAATGAACTTCCCCCGATGCAGATACCGCGTCCCAGCGGCGAGGAGTTCGGCGACGATCCCTCGCAATGGGCGGGTCAGGTCAGCCGCAATGCGCCATGCCCATGCGGGTCGGGCCGCAAATACAAGCATTGCCACGGGGCGCTGTGA
- a CDS encoding energy transducer TonB, with amino-acid sequence MRLDERLPDRGPGAPVRPGGGSPVLVLIALAVAVAGAGIFLIVQTEQLDQQLPKTIPQRQDVERAAERNMPLSAPATEPAGDRAQAIVSPASWVTNDDYPPAALRNGEQGSVGVEFTIKRNGRVADCRIAHSSGSPLLDRTTCALITERALYSPAVDAQGRAIDQTSRLRFRWQIQE; translated from the coding sequence ATGCGCCTCGACGAGCGACTTCCCGACCGCGGACCCGGCGCACCGGTGCGCCCCGGCGGCGGTTCGCCTGTATTGGTCCTGATCGCGCTGGCCGTCGCCGTCGCGGGTGCCGGCATTTTTCTGATCGTTCAGACTGAACAATTGGACCAGCAACTGCCAAAGACGATCCCGCAGCGTCAGGACGTCGAACGAGCGGCGGAAAGAAACATGCCGTTGTCGGCCCCCGCAACCGAACCGGCCGGGGATCGCGCTCAGGCGATCGTCAGTCCGGCATCATGGGTGACGAATGACGACTATCCCCCCGCCGCGCTTCGCAACGGGGAACAGGGTTCCGTCGGCGTCGAGTTCACCATAAAGCGCAACGGGCGGGTCGCCGACTGCAGGATCGCGCACAGTTCCGGCTCGCCGCTGCTCGACCGCACGACCTGTGCGCTGATTACCGAACGCGCGCTCTACAGTCCGGCGGTCGATGCACAGGGGCGGGCGATCGATCAAACCTCGCGGCTGCGCTTTCGCTGGCAGATCCAGGAATGA
- a CDS encoding dihydroneopterin aldolase: MVEYTILLEGLEIEIGLGIHDHERAAPQRVSVSVWLTCGYDTAPDDRIDAVVDYDYLRTGILKLAAARHIELQETLCEDVASLALSADPRVRTVKVRSMKLDVYPDARVGCEVTRSRDG, encoded by the coding sequence ATGGTTGAATACACCATTCTGCTGGAGGGGCTGGAGATCGAAATCGGCCTCGGCATCCACGACCATGAACGCGCCGCGCCGCAGCGCGTATCGGTCAGCGTATGGCTGACCTGCGGCTATGACACGGCACCGGACGACCGAATCGATGCGGTGGTCGATTACGATTATCTGCGCACCGGCATCCTGAAACTGGCGGCAGCGCGGCATATCGAGTTGCAGGAGACGCTGTGCGAGGATGTCGCGAGTCTGGCCCTGTCCGCCGATCCGCGCGTCCGCACGGTAAAGGTTCGCTCGATGAAACTCGACGTTTATCCGGATGCGCGCGTCGGGTGCGAAGTAACGCGGAGCCGGGACGGGTAG
- a CDS encoding SDR family oxidoreductase yields the protein MRILVTGGARRIGAAIVRHLVGAGHRVAVHHHDSHDEAEALAAELDVRLVTADLADPAEARGLIRAAATALGAPVEGLVNNASLFAWDALPIADYAALDRHMHVNLGAPLILASALAAQTGLGEGVIVNLLDQKLANPNPDFLTYTLSKAALAEATTLLAMALAPRIRVNAVSPGISLPSLDQSEAEFAAVGSANLLERRVDLVDIARTVEHLLTARSITGQNIFVDCGQRFVKRDGDVMFDTRTRPDG from the coding sequence ATGCGGATATTGGTAACCGGCGGCGCGCGGCGGATCGGGGCGGCGATCGTGCGGCATCTGGTCGGTGCCGGGCACCGAGTCGCGGTGCATCACCATGATTCGCATGACGAGGCGGAGGCGCTGGCGGCGGAACTGGACGTAAGGCTGGTCACCGCTGATCTTGCCGATCCCGCCGAAGCGCGCGGGCTGATCCGGGCGGCGGCAACCGCGCTGGGCGCGCCGGTCGAGGGGCTGGTCAACAACGCCTCGCTGTTCGCATGGGACGCGCTGCCGATCGCCGATTACGCCGCGCTCGACCGGCACATGCATGTCAATCTCGGCGCGCCGCTGATCCTCGCCTCCGCACTGGCGGCGCAGACCGGGCTGGGGGAGGGGGTGATCGTCAATCTTCTCGACCAGAAGCTCGCCAACCCCAACCCCGATTTCCTGACCTACACCCTCAGCAAGGCCGCGCTAGCGGAGGCGACGACGCTGCTGGCGATGGCACTCGCCCCGCGCATCCGCGTGAACGCCGTGTCGCCGGGCATCTCGCTCCCCAGCCTCGATCAGAGCGAAGCCGAGTTCGCGGCAGTCGGCTCGGCGAACCTGCTCGAACGCCGCGTCGATCTGGTCGACATCGCGCGTACCGTCGAGCATCTGCTCACCGCACGCAGCATCACCGGGCAGAATATCTTCGTCGATTGCGGCCAGCGTTTCGTCAAGCGCGACGGCGACGTGATGTTCGACACGCGGACACGCCCCGATGGTTGA
- the folE gene encoding GTP cyclohydrolase I FolE translates to MSCNDHEEPDDGPEDGDVVASPPKIEVPDDVADAVRTILRWAGDDPSREGLLDTPKRVARAWKEYCQGYGEDPAHHLSRVFEEVGGYDDIVLLKDIPFQSHCEHHMAPIIGKASIAYLPQNRVVGISKLARVLHAYARRLQVQERLTAQVADCIWDNLKPAGVAVVIDASHACMTARGVRTPGVGMVTSRMMGVFRDDERSRQEVLKLMGY, encoded by the coding sequence ATGAGCTGTAACGATCACGAAGAACCCGATGACGGCCCAGAGGATGGTGACGTCGTCGCGTCCCCGCCAAAGATCGAGGTGCCCGATGACGTCGCCGACGCGGTGCGCACGATCCTGCGCTGGGCCGGCGACGATCCGAGTCGGGAAGGGCTGCTGGACACGCCCAAGCGCGTCGCGCGCGCGTGGAAGGAATATTGCCAGGGCTATGGCGAGGACCCGGCCCACCATCTGAGCCGCGTGTTCGAGGAAGTCGGTGGCTATGACGATATCGTGCTGCTGAAGGACATTCCATTTCAGTCGCACTGCGAACATCACATGGCGCCGATCATCGGCAAGGCGTCGATCGCGTATCTGCCGCAGAACCGCGTTGTCGGCATTTCGAAGCTCGCGCGCGTGCTCCACGCCTATGCGCGACGGCTGCAGGTGCAGGAACGGCTGACCGCGCAGGTCGCCGACTGCATCTGGGACAATCTGAAGCCAGCCGGAGTGGCCGTCGTGATCGATGCCAGCCATGCCTGCATGACCGCGCGCGGGGTGCGCACCCCCGGCGTCGGCATGGTCACCAGCCGCATGATGGGCGTATTCCGCGACGATGAACGCAGCCGGCAGGAAGTGCTGAAGCTGATGGGCTATTGA
- a CDS encoding TonB-dependent receptor yields the protein MRKFQLFTVSAIALMAAAPAFAQETTQSDPAAAETAPTDEGEVVISAQGRTQIAQDVPLAVSVVDAGLIEKAGISDVRGLRQLTPSLQTTTGQSAATGVVISIRGIGTAGDNPGFEPAVGVFIDGVFRARAGLALSDLPELDRVEVLRGPQGTLFGRNTSAGALNILTARPKFTLGGYAEASYGNYNEIELKAGVNIPLSETFAARVDGGYHKRDGYVQDVNADRQFNNLDRFFVRGQALYEGADFSVRVIGDYSETDEQCCIAIHTAGGVTGPAIQFLAGLAGNTGIITPADPSKRRAAISPNRDLGERVKDWGVSAEINYSLGDVSLTSITAYRDWKARRNQDIDFSGLDRAYRENYQTGLRDFTQEIRLQGTAMEGKLDWLVGGFYLNEKLTLNDRIRIGTQGGQYVDALLSANTATLSPAAPFGFSLFGSLPNRPFLGAALASNPALAPFFAANPGAIPQFGPGAFLPSPVGAGQVNDAYEVDTQAFALFTHNIINFSDQLSLTLGARWNRETKDFSANLNAVNPSCSAILPGGSSAAFGQIFATQTALNGIRLLVCNPTVNPQFNGSYSDERTENEITGTARLAFKANEDILFFGAYSRGYKSGGYNLDRGGFDSTFFGGNGAQVSDLDFGKETVDAYEVGIKTNFTRAFQLNVTGFYQDFAGYQNLRFEGSSFVTRQYDEVISKGVEIEAIVRPHRDLTFNLGYTRLSAVVNDPINAPADDGKQLTNQPKNVVTSSLTWTPRLSTDVGLLFHVDARMNSDANTINDPGGIPFTTNDGYVMVNARVGLDFMDGKFGLEAYVENLTNTYYNITAFPVPEQTGAYAVYPSTPRFYGVKAKVRF from the coding sequence ATGCGGAAGTTCCAGCTATTCACTGTGTCCGCCATCGCCCTGATGGCCGCTGCCCCTGCCTTTGCGCAGGAAACCACCCAGTCCGACCCCGCCGCCGCCGAAACGGCGCCCACCGATGAAGGCGAAGTCGTCATCTCGGCGCAGGGTCGTACCCAGATCGCCCAGGACGTGCCGCTCGCGGTGTCCGTGGTCGATGCCGGGCTGATCGAAAAGGCCGGCATCAGCGACGTGCGCGGCCTGCGCCAGCTGACCCCCAGCCTTCAGACCACGACCGGCCAGTCGGCGGCGACCGGCGTCGTCATCTCGATCCGCGGTATCGGCACCGCCGGCGACAATCCCGGCTTCGAGCCCGCCGTCGGCGTGTTCATCGACGGCGTGTTCCGCGCGCGCGCCGGTCTGGCACTGTCCGACCTGCCCGAGCTGGATCGCGTCGAAGTGCTGCGTGGCCCACAGGGCACGCTGTTCGGGCGCAACACGTCGGCCGGTGCGCTCAACATCCTGACCGCGCGCCCCAAATTCACGCTCGGCGGCTATGCCGAGGCATCCTATGGCAATTACAACGAGATCGAGCTGAAGGCAGGGGTTAACATCCCGCTGAGCGAAACGTTCGCGGCCCGTGTCGATGGCGGCTATCACAAGCGTGACGGCTATGTTCAGGACGTCAACGCCGACCGCCAGTTCAACAATCTCGACCGCTTCTTCGTGCGCGGTCAGGCCCTGTATGAGGGTGCCGATTTCTCGGTCCGCGTGATCGGCGACTACAGCGAAACCGACGAGCAATGCTGCATCGCGATCCACACTGCGGGCGGCGTCACTGGCCCTGCAATCCAGTTCCTTGCCGGACTGGCCGGAAACACCGGCATCATCACCCCGGCTGACCCGTCGAAGCGCCGCGCCGCCATTTCGCCCAACCGCGATCTGGGCGAGCGCGTGAAAGACTGGGGCGTGTCGGCCGAAATCAACTATTCGCTGGGCGATGTCAGCCTGACGTCGATCACCGCCTATCGCGATTGGAAGGCGCGGCGGAACCAGGACATCGACTTCTCCGGCCTCGACCGCGCCTATCGTGAGAATTATCAGACCGGCCTGCGCGATTTCACGCAGGAAATCCGCCTGCAGGGCACCGCGATGGAGGGCAAGCTCGACTGGCTGGTCGGCGGCTTCTATCTGAACGAAAAGCTGACGCTGAACGATCGCATTCGCATCGGCACGCAAGGCGGGCAGTATGTGGACGCGCTGCTCAGCGCCAACACGGCGACGTTGTCGCCGGCCGCGCCGTTCGGCTTCTCGCTGTTCGGGTCGCTGCCGAACCGGCCGTTCCTGGGTGCCGCACTGGCCAGCAACCCGGCGCTGGCACCTTTCTTCGCGGCAAACCCGGGTGCGATTCCCCAGTTCGGGCCAGGCGCATTCCTGCCCAGCCCGGTCGGTGCGGGTCAGGTCAACGACGCCTATGAGGTCGATACCCAGGCCTTCGCGCTGTTCACCCATAACATCATCAATTTCAGCGATCAGCTTTCGCTGACGCTGGGCGCGCGCTGGAACCGCGAGACCAAGGATTTCAGCGCGAATTTGAACGCCGTGAACCCCAGCTGCTCGGCGATCCTGCCGGGGGGCAGTTCCGCCGCATTCGGGCAGATCTTCGCTACGCAGACCGCACTGAACGGCATCCGCCTGCTGGTGTGCAACCCGACCGTCAACCCGCAGTTCAACGGCAGCTATAGCGACGAGCGGACCGAGAACGAGATCACCGGCACCGCCCGGCTCGCGTTCAAGGCGAACGAGGACATCCTGTTCTTCGGCGCCTATAGCCGCGGCTATAAATCGGGTGGCTACAACCTCGATCGCGGTGGCTTCGACTCGACCTTCTTCGGCGGCAACGGCGCACAGGTCAGCGATCTGGATTTCGGCAAGGAAACGGTTGACGCCTATGAAGTCGGGATCAAGACCAACTTCACCCGCGCATTCCAGCTGAACGTCACCGGTTTCTACCAGGATTTCGCCGGCTATCAGAATCTGCGGTTCGAAGGATCGAGCTTCGTCACGCGCCAGTATGACGAAGTGATCTCAAAGGGCGTCGAAATCGAAGCGATCGTTCGCCCGCACCGCGACCTGACGTTCAATCTCGGTTATACCCGCCTGAGCGCGGTGGTGAACGATCCGATCAATGCCCCGGCCGACGACGGCAAACAGCTGACCAACCAGCCGAAGAATGTCGTCACGAGCTCACTGACCTGGACCCCGCGCCTCAGCACCGATGTCGGCCTGTTGTTCCATGTCGATGCGCGCATGAACAGCGATGCCAACACGATCAACGATCCGGGCGGCATCCCGTTCACCACCAATGACGGCTATGTGATGGTCAACGCCCGCGTCGGGCTGGATTTCATGGACGGCAAGTTCGGGCTTGAAGCCTATGTCGAGAATTTGACCAACACCTATTACAACATCACCGCGTTCCCCGTGCCGGAGCAGACCGGTGCCTATGCGGTCTATCCGTCGACCCCGCGCTTTTATGGCGTGAAGGCGAAGGTGCGCTTCTAA
- a CDS encoding DUF2945 domain-containing protein: MAQAFKPGVRVSWKSHGHTAKGEVLHKQTSDMVLKGHQVRASREEPQYIVKSDNGGKASHKPSALNRI; the protein is encoded by the coding sequence ATGGCTCAAGCGTTCAAACCCGGTGTTCGCGTGTCCTGGAAATCGCATGGGCACACCGCAAAAGGCGAAGTTCTCCACAAACAAACGTCGGATATGGTCTTGAAAGGCCATCAAGTACGTGCATCGCGCGAAGAACCGCAGTACATCGTCAAGAGCGACAATGGTGGCAAGGCATCGCACAAGCCGTCGGCGCTGAACCGAATTTGA
- a CDS encoding SWIB/MDM2 domain-containing protein, with product MAETKAAGGARGGIAKPVTPSPELAEIVGKADLPRSEIVSKMWTYIKANNLQNPENKREILADAKLEPIFGAKKVTMFEMNKHIAKHVK from the coding sequence ATGGCGGAAACAAAGGCAGCAGGCGGCGCACGTGGCGGTATCGCAAAGCCGGTAACCCCCTCGCCCGAACTGGCAGAAATCGTTGGCAAGGCAGATCTGCCGCGCAGCGAAATCGTCAGCAAGATGTGGACCTATATCAAGGCCAACAACCTGCAGAACCCTGAAAACAAGCGCGAGATTCTGGCCGATGCCAAGCTCGAGCCGATCTTTGGCGCGAAGAAGGTGACGATGTTCGAGATGAACAAGCACATCGCCAAGCACGTCAAGTAA
- a CDS encoding sensor histidine kinase produces the protein MNLGERPFLERLPLAPRHIWLGYLAAALLSALALWIRWALDPAFPPGFPYLTFFPAVVVSSFLFGRGPGIFAAIICGLLAWYFFIPPFSSFTLGRGTSIALAFYIGVVAVDLLLIDWMQKGNVRLRAERERSRELADHTKLLFNELQHRVSNNLQMVGAVLSLQRRTVEDVVARQALTDAAAKLQTIGRIQRQLYDTSGAPLTLDRFLPDLTRDLIDASGRPDIVWHVDAEPGIQLPADAAIPVALIMAEAIANAVEHGFAERENGKLDIHVTRDGAILELSVTDDGAGPPPGFDAATATSLGLRIARTLAAQLGGSFSLSPAITGGAVSRLQMPLRA, from the coding sequence TTGAACCTCGGCGAACGCCCTTTTCTGGAACGGCTTCCGCTCGCGCCGCGGCATATATGGCTCGGCTATCTGGCCGCCGCATTGCTCTCCGCCCTGGCGCTGTGGATACGCTGGGCGCTCGATCCGGCATTTCCGCCAGGCTTCCCCTATCTCACCTTCTTTCCGGCAGTGGTGGTGTCATCCTTCCTGTTCGGGCGCGGGCCGGGCATCTTTGCGGCGATAATCTGTGGTCTGCTCGCCTGGTATTTCTTTATCCCGCCGTTCAGCAGTTTCACGCTGGGTCGCGGCACCTCCATCGCGCTGGCCTTTTATATCGGCGTCGTCGCAGTCGATCTGCTGCTGATCGACTGGATGCAAAAGGGCAATGTGCGGCTTCGCGCCGAGCGGGAGCGCAGCCGCGAACTCGCCGATCACACCAAATTGTTGTTCAACGAACTTCAGCACCGCGTGTCCAACAACCTTCAGATGGTAGGCGCGGTGCTCTCGCTTCAGCGCCGCACCGTCGAGGATGTTGTGGCGCGACAGGCGCTGACCGATGCGGCCGCCAAGCTCCAGACGATCGGTCGCATCCAGCGCCAGCTTTACGACACCAGCGGCGCGCCGCTCACGCTCGATCGCTTCCTGCCCGATCTCACCCGCGATCTGATCGATGCGAGCGGGCGGCCTGATATCGTCTGGCACGTCGACGCAGAACCCGGCATCCAGTTGCCCGCCGACGCAGCGATCCCGGTTGCACTCATCATGGCGGAGGCAATCGCCAACGCGGTCGAGCACGGCTTTGCGGAACGCGAGAACGGCAAGCTCGATATCCATGTCACCCGTGATGGCGCGATCCTCGAACTCAGCGTCACCGATGACGGCGCGGGTCCGCCACCCGGCTTCGATGCCGCGACCGCGACCAGCCTGGGTCTGCGCATCGCCCGCACCCTTGCCGCACAGCTGGGCGGCAGCTTTAGCCTGTCCCCCGCGATTACCGGTGGTGCGGTTTCGCGACTCCAGATGCCGCTCCGCGCGTAA
- a CDS encoding DUF1178 family protein: protein MIVFDLRCPTGHVFEAWFGSSADYADQRERLLIACPMCGDTGIVKAVMAPNVSAKGNRGTSAPAGAKPDPKMLMAALAEAQAKMLEGSKWVGVAFADKARAMHLGEETAAPIHGQATVEEAKALIDEGVAVAPLPMPVVPPAQRN, encoded by the coding sequence GTGATCGTGTTCGACCTGCGCTGCCCCACCGGCCATGTGTTCGAGGCGTGGTTCGGGTCGAGCGCCGACTATGCCGACCAGCGCGAACGGCTGCTGATCGCCTGTCCGATGTGCGGCGATACCGGTATCGTGAAGGCGGTGATGGCACCCAATGTGTCGGCCAAGGGCAATCGTGGCACCTCCGCTCCGGCTGGTGCAAAGCCAGACCCGAAGATGCTGATGGCCGCGCTGGCCGAAGCGCAGGCGAAGATGCTGGAGGGTTCGAAATGGGTTGGCGTCGCCTTTGCCGACAAGGCGCGGGCGATGCATCTGGGCGAGGAGACGGCTGCGCCGATCCACGGTCAGGCGACGGTCGAGGAGGCAAAGGCGCTGATCGACGAGGGCGTGGCGGTCGCGCCGCTGCCGATGCCGGTGGTGCCGCCCGCGCAGCGCAACTGA
- a CDS encoding carbon-nitrogen hydrolase family protein yields MKAAILQMTSGIDPLENARVLTEAVASAASASAAMLFTPEMSGLLDRNRARGSAHIVVEDDDHVLAAVREAAAKQGIWVHLGSLALKGDDGQRFVNRGFVIDDSGGIRARYDKIHLFDVDLPTGERWRESDAYAPGTRAVTVETPLGVLGLSICYDLRFPDLFRALTDAGVTLLAVPAAFTRPTGAAHWHVLLRARAIEAGVHVIAAAQTGEHADGRATYGHSLAVDPWGEVLLDMGEGAGLGFAEIDAAQIAEVRGRVPAIDHRRPIPPVETL; encoded by the coding sequence ATGAAGGCCGCGATCCTTCAGATGACGAGCGGGATCGATCCGCTCGAAAATGCCCGGGTTTTGACCGAAGCGGTCGCAAGCGCCGCCTCGGCAAGCGCGGCGATGCTGTTCACCCCGGAAATGTCGGGACTGCTTGACCGCAACCGCGCGCGCGGATCGGCGCACATCGTGGTGGAGGACGACGATCATGTGCTGGCGGCGGTGCGCGAAGCGGCCGCGAAGCAAGGCATCTGGGTACATCTGGGATCGCTGGCGCTCAAGGGGGATGACGGGCAGCGCTTCGTCAATCGCGGCTTCGTGATCGACGATAGCGGCGGCATCCGCGCGCGCTACGACAAGATTCACCTGTTCGACGTCGATCTGCCCACGGGCGAACGCTGGCGTGAATCCGATGCCTATGCGCCGGGCACCCGCGCGGTGACGGTGGAGACGCCGCTCGGCGTACTGGGGCTGTCGATTTGCTATGATCTGCGCTTCCCCGACCTGTTTCGCGCGCTGACCGATGCCGGGGTGACGTTGCTGGCGGTGCCGGCGGCGTTTACCCGCCCGACCGGTGCAGCGCATTGGCACGTCCTGCTGCGTGCCCGCGCGATCGAGGCCGGGGTGCATGTCATCGCGGCGGCGCAGACCGGCGAGCATGCCGACGGGCGCGCCACATACGGCCACAGCCTGGCCGTCGATCCATGGGGCGAAGTGCTGCTCGACATGGGGGAGGGGGCCGGACTGGGTTTCGCCGAGATCGACGCCGCGCAAATTGCCGAAGTGCGCGGGCGCGTCCCTGCGATCGATCATCGCCGCCCGATTCCGCCGGTGGAAACGCTGTGA
- the grxC gene encoding glutaredoxin 3: MAKIEIYTKAFCGYCARAKSLLDSKGADYEEFDITMGGPKRQEMLTRANGRSTVPQIFIDGEHIGGSDDLGALDRDGRLDALLGR, from the coding sequence ATGGCGAAGATCGAAATCTATACCAAGGCGTTCTGCGGCTATTGCGCGCGGGCCAAGTCGCTGCTCGACAGCAAGGGCGCGGACTATGAAGAGTTCGACATCACGATGGGCGGACCGAAACGCCAGGAGATGCTGACGCGCGCCAATGGGCGTTCGACGGTCCCGCAAATCTTCATCGACGGCGAGCATATCGGTGGCTCGGACGATCTCGGCGCACTGGACCGCGATGGCAGGCTGGACGCTTTGCTGGGCCGATGA